The DNA window GGCTGATTCTGCCGGCTTTGGCGCGCGGCGCCTGGGTGCTGAGCGATCGCTTCACCGATGCCACTTATGCCTATCAAGGCGGGGGCCGCGGTATCGATGCTCAGCGTATTGCATCGCTAGAAAACTGGGTACAAGGCGATCTGCGGCCTGATCGCATCGTCGTGTTGGATGCCCCGGTGCAGATTGGTTTGGCACGGGCCGGTAAGCGTGGCGCTGCAGATCGTTTTGAACAGGAGACCGTGGACTTTTTTGAGCGTGTGAGAACCTGTTATCTGGCGCGTGCCGCTCAAGATCCGTATCGCTATCGAGTTGTGGATGCCAGTCAAGATCTTGAGACGGTCCGCGCTGCGGTGATTGCTGCTGTGGCGGATTCCTTATGACATCCACGGCGCCTGAATCAGGTCTGGATTTGGGTTTATTGCCTTGGCAACAAGA is part of the Ectothiorhodosinus mongolicus genome and encodes:
- the tmk gene encoding dTMP kinase, whose product is MPVVMDADKPLKGRFITLEGTEGVGKSSHLEALAEHVRAQGHEVVTTREPGGTEMAEAIRGLLLSPELPAMHEHTELLLMFAARAEHLQRLILPALARGAWVLSDRFTDATYAYQGGGRGIDAQRIASLENWVQGDLRPDRIVVLDAPVQIGLARAGKRGAADRFEQETVDFFERVRTCYLARAAQDPYRYRVVDASQDLETVRAAVIAAVADSL